DNA from Halorarum salinum:
GCCGTGCTGTTGCCGTTCCCGCTGTCGGTCCGGGTACCGGTTCCGCTGCTCGGCCTGCTCGTGTTCGGCGCGGCGGTCGCGTACCCGAAGCTGTACCTCAACGGGCGGAAGGTCGCCATCGAGAACCAGCTCCACCTCGTGATGACCCACATGACCGTGCTCTCGACGACGAACATCGACCGGATGGAGGTGTTCCGCACGCTCGCGGGCGAGGAGGAGTACGGCGCCGCCGCCGAGGAACTGGGCCGCATCGTCCACCTGGTGGACACGTGGAACCAGTCGCTCGACGACGCGCTGCGGCGGCGGGCCAAGGAGGTGCCCTCGGACGCCTTCTCGGACTTCTTCGACCGGCTCGGCTACACCATCGGGGCGGGCCAGTCGATCGACGAGTTCCTGCTGTCCGAACAGGACGCGGTCATCCAGAACTACATCACGGTGTACGAGGGCGCACTGGGGAACCTGGAGGTGATGAAGGACCTCTACATGTCGATGATCCTCTCCATGACGTTCGCGCTCGTGTTCGCCATCGTCCTGCCCATCCTGACGGGCGACGACCCCACCGTCACCGTCTCGGCGGTCATTGTCATGTTCATGCTGGTCCAGCTCGGCTTCTACGTGATGATCCGGGCGATGGCGCCCCACGACCCGGTGTGGTTCCACTCCGAGCGGGGCGCGCCGACGGACCTCCGGCTCTGGGGGAGCCTCGTGGTGGGCGTCGGGCTGACGTTCGTCCTCGTCGCCGTCGTCGGAGCGGGGCTGTTCGGGTACGGCCCGGGCCTGCCGGGGCTGCTGTTCTTCCTCGACGAGACGCCCGTTCCGCTGTACGTCTGTGTCCCCATCACCCCGATGGCGATCACGGGCGTGATGCTCCGGATCGAGGAGCGGAACATCGGCGAGCGTGACGAGGAGTTCCCGTCGTTCGTCCGGGCGCTCGGCGCGGCCGAGTCCGCGAAGCAGTCGACGACCGGCGACGTGCTCCGGACGCTCCACCAGAAGGACTTCGGCGCGCTCTCGCCGGCCATCACGCGGCTGTACCGCCGGCTCAACATCCGAATCGACCCCTCCCAGTCGTGGCACACGTTCGCCGCGGACACGCGCTCGTACCTCATCCAGAAGTTCTCCGATATGTACCTCGAGGGGCGTCGGATGGGGGGACGGCCGAAGATGCTCGGCGAGCTCATCTCCGAGAACATGAACACGGTGATGCAGCTCCGCGAGCAGCGCCGGCAGGCGACCGTGACGATGATCGGTCTGCTGTACGGCATCACCGCGGCCTCCGCGTTCGCGTTCTTCATCGGCCTGCAGGTCGTCGACATCCTCGCGGACCTCTCCGAGCAGTTCAGCGTCCAGGACGCCGGCGGCGTCGGGCAGATCATCTACGCCGGCGTGTACGACATCCCGCTCATCGAGTTCCTCCTGTTGCTCGTCATCCTGTTCAACGCCGTGCTCTCGTCGGTGATGATCCGGACCATCGACGGCGGCAACAAGGCGAACGCGTACCTCCACTTCGTGGCGATGACGTGGCTGGGCTGCGGGGTGGCGCTGTTCACCCAGCGGCTCGTCACGGAGATACTGACGATCTGAACGGCTGCTGCCGTGGTTCGGGGAGGAACCCACTGTCGGGGTTCCGTAACGCGATGGCTGGAGAGTGGATGTCACATCGGCCGGACGGAGCAGAATCTACCCGTGA
Protein-coding regions in this window:
- the flaJ gene encoding archaellar assembly protein FlaJ → MSTGTGGGTSTLFPDSLSDLVRELLDSYDELEMPRRQYVAYVLLPALGFLLLTLAGAVLLPFPLSVRVPVPLLGLLVFGAAVAYPKLYLNGRKVAIENQLHLVMTHMTVLSTTNIDRMEVFRTLAGEEEYGAAAEELGRIVHLVDTWNQSLDDALRRRAKEVPSDAFSDFFDRLGYTIGAGQSIDEFLLSEQDAVIQNYITVYEGALGNLEVMKDLYMSMILSMTFALVFAIVLPILTGDDPTVTVSAVIVMFMLVQLGFYVMIRAMAPHDPVWFHSERGAPTDLRLWGSLVVGVGLTFVLVAVVGAGLFGYGPGLPGLLFFLDETPVPLYVCVPITPMAITGVMLRIEERNIGERDEEFPSFVRALGAAESAKQSTTGDVLRTLHQKDFGALSPAITRLYRRLNIRIDPSQSWHTFAADTRSYLIQKFSDMYLEGRRMGGRPKMLGELISENMNTVMQLREQRRQATVTMIGLLYGITAASAFAFFIGLQVVDILADLSEQFSVQDAGGVGQIIYAGVYDIPLIEFLLLLVILFNAVLSSVMIRTIDGGNKANAYLHFVAMTWLGCGVALFTQRLVTEILTI